Proteins co-encoded in one Streptomyces sp. NBC_01283 genomic window:
- a CDS encoding acetyl-CoA C-acetyltransferase, which produces MTTEAYVYDAIRTPRGRGKANGALHGTKPIDLVVGLIHEIRARFPDLDPAAVDDIVLGVVGPVGDQGSDIARIAAIAAGLPDTVAGVQENRFCASGLEAVNMAAMKVRSGWEDLVLAGGVESMSRVPMASDGGAWFADPMTNYETGFVPQGIGADLIATVEGYSRRDVDEYAALSQERAAAAWKDNRFEKSVVPVKDRSGLVVLDHDEYMRPGTTADSLAKLKPSFKDIGDLGGFDAVALQKYHWVEKIDHVHHAGNSSGIVDGAALVAIGTKEVGERYGLTPRARIVSAAVSGSEPTIMLTGPAPAARKALAKAGLTIDDIDLVEINEAFAAVVLRFVKDMGLSLDKVNVNGGAIALGHPLGATGAMILGTLVDELERRDLRYGLATLCVGGGMGIATIVERVSG; this is translated from the coding sequence TTGACCACCGAAGCGTACGTATACGACGCGATCCGCACCCCGCGCGGACGCGGCAAGGCCAATGGCGCCCTGCACGGCACCAAGCCGATCGACCTCGTCGTCGGCCTGATCCACGAGATCCGGGCGCGGTTCCCCGACCTGGACCCGGCGGCCGTCGACGACATCGTCCTCGGCGTCGTCGGCCCCGTCGGCGACCAGGGCTCCGACATCGCGCGGATCGCGGCCATCGCCGCCGGGCTCCCCGACACCGTCGCGGGCGTCCAGGAGAACCGCTTCTGTGCCTCGGGTCTCGAAGCGGTCAACATGGCCGCGATGAAGGTGCGCTCGGGCTGGGAGGACCTCGTCCTGGCGGGCGGCGTCGAGTCGATGTCGCGCGTCCCGATGGCCTCGGACGGCGGTGCCTGGTTCGCCGACCCGATGACCAACTACGAGACGGGCTTCGTGCCGCAGGGCATCGGCGCCGACCTGATCGCCACCGTCGAGGGCTACTCGCGGCGTGACGTCGACGAGTACGCCGCCCTGTCCCAGGAGCGCGCCGCGGCGGCCTGGAAGGACAACCGCTTCGAGAAGTCCGTCGTGCCGGTGAAGGACCGCAGCGGCCTGGTCGTCCTCGACCACGACGAGTACATGCGCCCCGGCACCACCGCCGACTCGCTCGCCAAGCTGAAGCCGTCCTTCAAGGACATCGGCGACCTCGGCGGCTTCGACGCCGTGGCGCTGCAGAAGTACCACTGGGTCGAGAAGATCGACCACGTCCACCACGCGGGCAACTCCTCCGGCATCGTGGACGGCGCCGCTCTTGTCGCCATCGGCACCAAGGAGGTCGGCGAGCGCTACGGCCTCACGCCGCGCGCCCGCATCGTCTCCGCGGCCGTCTCCGGCTCCGAGCCGACCATCATGCTGACCGGCCCCGCACCGGCCGCGCGCAAGGCGCTCGCCAAGGCGGGTCTGACCATCGACGACATCGACCTCGTCGAGATCAACGAAGCGTTCGCGGCGGTCGTCCTTCGCTTCGTCAAGGACATGGGCCTGTCCCTGGACAAGGTCAACGTCAACGGCGGCGCGATTGCGTTGGGGCATCCCCTGGGCGCGACCGGGGCGATGATCCTGGGCACGCTGGTGGACGAGCTGGAGCGGCGTGACCTGCGGTACGGGCTCGCCACGTTGTGCGTCGGCGGCGGCATGGGCATCGCCACGATCGTGGAGCGGGTCTCCGGCTGA